The Hyphomicrobium sp. MC1 genome window below encodes:
- a CDS encoding DUF2062 domain-containing protein has product MNAKQLALVDRATSWWNSTRLWSRLRYFWRQVLRLRATPHEVALGFAIGVFTACTPFLGVQTILACALALVLRVSMPAALLGTFVGNPLSWPAIWSASYVSGALLLGQDPTYAANHLGETANVLGATLMTPSLQTFDAAIDNLLPIAEPMVVGGLLVGLIAAIFSYYPTRRAVRVFQRHRSVS; this is encoded by the coding sequence TTGAACGCAAAGCAACTGGCATTGGTGGACCGCGCAACGTCGTGGTGGAATTCCACGCGGCTGTGGTCGCGTCTGCGCTATTTCTGGCGGCAGGTGCTTCGATTGCGTGCAACGCCCCATGAGGTGGCTCTGGGATTTGCCATCGGCGTATTCACAGCATGCACGCCGTTCCTTGGTGTCCAGACGATTCTTGCCTGCGCTCTTGCGTTGGTGCTGCGCGTCAGCATGCCGGCGGCCCTCCTTGGGACGTTCGTCGGCAACCCGCTAAGCTGGCCGGCAATCTGGAGCGCCTCGTACGTCTCCGGCGCTCTGCTTCTCGGACAAGATCCGACCTATGCCGCCAACCATCTGGGTGAAACGGCCAACGTGCTCGGCGCCACCTTGATGACGCCTTCGCTGCAGACGTTTGACGCCGCCATCGATAATCTCTTGCCGATTGCAGAGCCGATGGTAGTCGGGGGACTTCTCGTCGGCTTGATCGCAGCTATCTTCAGCTATTACCCTACGCGTCGCGCAGTCCGCGTTTTTCAGCGTCATCGCAGCGTCAGTTAG
- a CDS encoding pyridoxine 5'-phosphate synthase — MPVRALRLGVNIDHVATLRNARGGIHPDPLRAAHLAIEGGADGITAHLREDRRHISDSDITRLKNELTRPLNLEMAATKEMQQIALRHVPNACCLVPERREERTTEGGLDVVGAAKTLKPFIAKLKDAGIRVSLFIEPDLKTIESAASVGADIVELHTGRYCHLALDHDATGMARELERHRKAAAAAAAAGLEVHAGHGLTYNTVKPIAALPEIVELNIGHFLIGEAIFGGLSMAVRRMRVLMDEAREAMTTAPQARRAK, encoded by the coding sequence ATGCCGGTTCGCGCCCTGCGCCTTGGCGTCAATATCGATCACGTCGCTACGCTCAGGAATGCACGTGGCGGCATTCATCCCGATCCTTTGCGCGCCGCTCATCTGGCGATCGAAGGTGGTGCCGACGGTATCACTGCGCATTTGCGGGAAGATCGCCGCCATATCTCCGATTCCGATATCACGCGGCTCAAGAACGAGCTGACGCGACCGCTCAATCTCGAAATGGCCGCGACGAAAGAAATGCAGCAGATCGCGTTGCGGCACGTGCCGAACGCGTGCTGTCTCGTGCCCGAGCGGCGCGAAGAGCGCACGACCGAGGGTGGATTGGATGTCGTCGGCGCGGCGAAGACGCTGAAGCCGTTTATCGCAAAGCTCAAGGATGCAGGTATCCGGGTCTCCCTGTTTATTGAGCCCGACTTGAAGACGATCGAGTCAGCGGCGAGCGTCGGTGCCGATATCGTTGAGTTGCACACCGGCCGCTATTGCCATCTGGCGCTCGATCACGATGCGACCGGTATGGCGCGCGAATTGGAGCGTCACCGGAAAGCCGCCGCTGCGGCTGCTGCAGCCGGTCTTGAAGTTCATGCCGGACACGGACTGACCTACAACACCGTCAAGCCGATTGCGGCGCTGCCTGAGATCGTCGAGCTCAATATCGGTCACTTCCTGATCGGGGAAGCCATCTTTGGCGGCCTGTCGATGGCAGTCCGGCGAATGCGCGTGCTGATGGACGAGGCACGAGAAGCGATGACAACAGCGCCCCAAGCACGGCGCGCGAAATGA
- the acpS gene encoding holo-ACP synthase produces the protein MIIGIGNDLCDIRRIEKTLARFGDRFIERVFTAEERRKAFSRAHAARTFAKRFAAKEAASKALGTGFRAGVYLKDIGVVNAPSGRPTLALTGGAARRLAHLIPTGFKARIDVTLTDEYPMAEAIVIISAVPEGIDLPG, from the coding sequence ATGATTATCGGCATCGGCAACGATCTTTGTGACATTCGTCGGATCGAGAAGACGCTCGCGCGTTTCGGCGACCGTTTTATTGAGCGGGTATTCACAGCAGAAGAGCGTCGCAAAGCGTTTTCGCGGGCACATGCTGCGCGTACGTTCGCCAAACGCTTTGCGGCCAAGGAAGCGGCCAGCAAGGCGCTCGGCACAGGGTTTCGCGCCGGGGTCTACCTTAAAGATATCGGGGTCGTGAATGCTCCGTCGGGACGGCCGACGCTGGCGCTGACGGGCGGAGCGGCGCGCCGTCTGGCCCATCTCATTCCGACCGGTTTCAAGGCCCGGATCGACGTTACGCTCACCGACGAGTATCCGATGGCGGAGGCGATCGTCATCATTTCGGCTGTGCCGGAAGGTATCGATCTTCCAGGTTGA
- the lepB gene encoding signal peptidase I yields MSVGTKTSRSSWSETLIIVVEALAIAMFVRIFFYQPFNIPSGSMKETLLIGDYLFVSKLSYGYSRFSFPFSPNLFSGRIWGAEPKRGDVAVFKLPRDNSTDYIKRVIGLPGDEIQMRNGQVFINGQGVPKEPAGSFTTWEDGRERTIPVFQETLPNGVKYNVLDSDPDGPYDNTGVYKVPPGHYFMMGDNRDNSTDSRVRSAVGFVPYENFIGRAEIIFFSAKVDGPDAMHWWAPWNWPFDIRWNRFFTLVR; encoded by the coding sequence ATGAGCGTTGGTACGAAGACGTCGAGATCGAGCTGGTCGGAAACCCTCATCATCGTCGTCGAAGCACTCGCTATTGCGATGTTCGTGCGGATTTTCTTTTATCAGCCCTTCAACATCCCGTCCGGCTCGATGAAAGAGACGCTTCTGATCGGCGACTATCTGTTCGTCTCGAAGCTTTCGTACGGATACAGCCGCTTCTCGTTCCCCTTCAGCCCGAACCTTTTTTCAGGTCGCATTTGGGGCGCTGAGCCGAAGCGCGGCGACGTCGCGGTGTTCAAGCTGCCGCGTGATAACTCGACCGACTACATTAAACGCGTGATCGGTCTGCCGGGCGACGAAATCCAGATGCGGAACGGGCAGGTCTTCATCAATGGGCAGGGCGTGCCCAAGGAGCCTGCAGGATCTTTCACGACTTGGGAAGATGGCCGCGAACGGACAATCCCGGTCTTTCAGGAAACGCTTCCCAACGGCGTGAAGTACAACGTCCTCGATAGCGATCCGGATGGCCCGTACGACAACACCGGCGTCTACAAAGTTCCGCCGGGCCATTATTTCATGATGGGCGACAATCGCGACAACTCTACGGACAGTCGCGTGCGGAGCGCTGTGGGCTTCGTTCCTTATGAGAATTTCATCGGGCGTGCAGAGATCATCTTCTTCTCTGCGAAGGTCGACGGGCCGGACGCCATGCATTGGTGGGCACCCTGGAACTGGCCGTTTGACATTCGTTGGAACAGGTTCTTCACTCTCGTGCGGTGA
- the rnc gene encoding ribonuclease III, which produces MLRPRKFKELETKLGYKFKDPGLLERALTHASVRGGKVARSDNERLEFIGDRVLGLAIAEALNKQYPEANEGELARRYNRLVRGEACAKVARNIDLGVHLILSESEADSGGRNKTTILADAAEALLGAVFIDGGFDKARAVVTKLWQDQSEPVPEVTVDAKSALQEWAQGQGLALPRYTVVARNGPDHAPRFTAEVLIAGRAPAQGEGASKRIAEQAAASALLTREGVGARVGDV; this is translated from the coding sequence ATGTTGAGACCACGCAAGTTCAAAGAACTGGAAACGAAGCTGGGGTATAAATTCAAGGACCCCGGCCTTCTTGAGCGCGCACTTACACATGCCAGCGTGCGTGGCGGCAAGGTCGCCCGCTCCGATAACGAGCGCCTGGAATTCATCGGTGATCGGGTTCTCGGTCTCGCCATCGCGGAAGCCCTGAACAAGCAATATCCGGAAGCGAACGAAGGCGAGCTTGCCCGTCGCTACAATCGGCTCGTTCGCGGCGAGGCTTGTGCCAAGGTCGCGCGCAACATCGATCTCGGCGTTCATCTTATTCTGTCCGAGAGCGAGGCTGATAGTGGCGGCCGCAACAAGACAACGATTTTGGCCGATGCGGCCGAGGCGCTGCTCGGCGCAGTCTTTATTGACGGTGGTTTTGACAAGGCGCGTGCCGTCGTCACCAAGCTCTGGCAGGATCAATCTGAGCCGGTGCCGGAAGTGACGGTCGATGCCAAGTCTGCGCTGCAGGAATGGGCGCAGGGGCAGGGGCTTGCGCTGCCGCGTTATACCGTGGTGGCGCGCAACGGTCCGGATCACGCGCCGCGTTTTACAGCTGAGGTCTTGATTGCAGGGCGCGCTCCGGCGCAGGGTGAGGGCGCGTCTAAGCGAATTGCGGAGCAGGCGGCTGCCAGCGCGCTTCTGACGCGCGAAGGCGTGGGAGCGCGTGTCGGAGATGTCTGA
- the era gene encoding GTPase Era yields the protein MSENNVSTEAGRRCGFVAVIGPTNAGKSTLVNALVGAKVAIVSHKVQTTRAPIRGIAMEGNSQIVFIDTAGIFNPKRRLDRAMVDAAWGGLEDADAVLLVLDAAASLGEDVEGIVERLKSVRMPKIVVLNKIDRVEDKPKLLELAKTLDERLSPDRIFMISALEGKGVKDLLTYLAGVVPEGPWHYSEDDVTDVPMRTQAAEMTRESIYRFLHQELPYTTTVETTDWKTLKDGSARVEQTIYVERDGQKKIVLGKGGETIKKISSAARHGIEEMAGHRIHLFLFVKVRENWESDPERYREMGLPFPKS from the coding sequence ATGTCTGAGAACAACGTATCGACAGAGGCCGGTCGGCGGTGCGGCTTTGTTGCCGTCATCGGTCCGACGAACGCGGGCAAGTCGACCCTCGTCAACGCATTGGTGGGGGCGAAGGTCGCCATCGTCTCACACAAGGTGCAAACCACGCGCGCCCCGATCCGTGGCATCGCGATGGAAGGTAACAGCCAGATCGTCTTCATCGATACGGCGGGTATCTTCAACCCGAAGCGGCGGCTCGACCGTGCCATGGTCGACGCAGCGTGGGGCGGTCTCGAAGACGCCGACGCGGTGCTTCTGGTGCTCGACGCCGCGGCGAGTCTCGGAGAGGATGTCGAAGGCATCGTCGAGCGGCTCAAGTCCGTGCGGATGCCCAAGATCGTCGTGTTGAACAAGATCGACCGGGTCGAGGACAAGCCGAAACTGCTTGAGCTTGCAAAAACGCTCGATGAGCGTTTGTCGCCGGATCGGATCTTTATGATTTCCGCGCTCGAAGGAAAGGGCGTCAAGGATCTGCTGACCTATCTCGCGGGCGTCGTGCCGGAGGGACCGTGGCATTACTCGGAAGACGATGTCACCGACGTGCCGATGCGGACGCAGGCCGCCGAGATGACGCGCGAGAGTATCTACCGCTTCCTGCACCAGGAACTTCCCTACACGACGACCGTTGAAACGACGGATTGGAAGACGCTGAAGGACGGTTCTGCGCGCGTCGAGCAGACGATCTACGTCGAGCGCGATGGGCAGAAAAAGATCGTGCTCGGCAAAGGCGGCGAGACGATCAAGAAGATTTCGAGCGCAGCGCGGCACGGAATCGAGGAAATGGCTGGGCATCGCATTCATTTGTTCCTGTTCGTCAAGGTGCGCGAGAACTGGGAAAGCGATCCGGAGCGCTACCGGGAAATGGGCCTGCCTTTTCCCAAATCCTGA
- the recO gene encoding DNA repair protein RecO: MQWTDEGIVLSVRPHGETAAVVDLWTRAHGRHMGLVHGGRSRRLRPILQPGNHVDAVWKARLADQLGSMSVEMRRAFAAETMDDSQALMALSSITTLTALLPERDPHPNLYEITLFVLGFLNDPTVWPALLVRWELALLDELGFGLDLSQCAATGANDQLIYVSPKSGRAVSASAGEPYRDKLLALPQFLTKQRSSPVTAQDVHLGFALTGHFIEKHLLLPKGQTLPASRMRLVAQLAA; the protein is encoded by the coding sequence ATGCAGTGGACGGATGAAGGCATCGTTCTATCGGTAAGGCCGCATGGCGAAACGGCGGCGGTCGTCGATCTTTGGACGCGTGCCCACGGACGGCATATGGGACTGGTCCATGGCGGCCGTTCGCGGCGGCTGCGTCCCATTCTTCAACCTGGCAATCACGTCGATGCCGTTTGGAAGGCGCGGCTTGCCGATCAGCTCGGCTCGATGAGCGTCGAGATGCGACGCGCCTTTGCGGCGGAGACGATGGACGACAGCCAAGCGCTGATGGCGCTGTCATCCATCACGACGCTGACAGCGCTGCTGCCCGAGCGCGATCCGCATCCCAATCTCTATGAGATCACGCTGTTCGTTCTTGGCTTCCTGAACGATCCCACCGTATGGCCGGCTCTGCTCGTCAGGTGGGAGCTGGCGCTGCTCGATGAACTCGGTTTCGGTTTGGATCTTAGCCAGTGCGCGGCGACGGGCGCGAACGATCAGCTGATTTACGTGTCGCCGAAATCGGGCCGCGCCGTTTCGGCGTCGGCGGGTGAACCTTATCGCGACAAGCTGCTGGCGCTGCCGCAATTTTTAACGAAGCAGCGATCGAGCCCGGTAACGGCGCAAGACGTCCATCTCGGTTTTGCGCTGACTGGGCATTTCATCGAAAAGCATCTGTTGCTGCCGAAGGGACAGACATTACCAGCGTCGCGCATGCGGCTTGTGGCGCAGCTCGCGGCCTAG
- a CDS encoding acetyl/propionyl/methylcrotonyl-CoA carboxylase subunit alpha, translating into MFKKILIANRGEIACRVIKTARKMGIKTVAVYSDADRDALHVEMADEAVYIGAAPAAESYLVMDKIIEACKATGAEAVHPGYGFLSEREAFPLALQKNGIVFIGPNPKAIAAMGDKIESKKAAAAAKVSTVPGYMGEISDAKHAVKIADEIGYPVMIKASAGGGGKGMRIAYNAREAAEGFELARSEAKSSFGDDRCFVEKFIENPRHIEIQVLGDKHGNVVYLGERECSIQRRNQKVLEEAPSPLLDEKTRKAMGEQSVALAKAVGYDSAGTVEFVAGQDRSFYFLEMNTRLQVEHPVTELVTGIDLVEQMIRVAAGEKLPFKQSDIKLTGWSVESRVYAEDPYRNFLPSIGRLVKYRPPEEGTKDGVTVRNDTGVFEGGEISMYYDPMIAKLVTHAPSRLEAIDAQSTALDAFYIDGIQHNVPFVSAVMQHPRWREGNLSTGFIKEEFPEGFVPREPEGKDLITLAAVAGAIDHLSNARRRDITHQMSGQAVSFAKRRIVKIGSATVELEALGVIPGPYYVSILGKDGHPSKTMEITSEWWPGEPVWIGTVDGADVAVQVRPIPNGLTLSYRGIQAPTYVYTQREAELAALMPVKVPADMSKFLLCPMPGLVKAVNVTEGQDVKAGDNLAVVEAMKMENILRAERDGKVKKIAAKPGDSLAVDAVIIEFA; encoded by the coding sequence ATGTTCAAGAAAATTCTGATTGCCAACCGCGGTGAAATCGCGTGCCGCGTGATCAAGACGGCTCGCAAGATGGGCATCAAGACCGTTGCCGTCTATTCCGATGCCGACCGGGATGCGCTCCACGTCGAGATGGCGGACGAGGCGGTCTATATCGGCGCAGCGCCGGCGGCCGAGTCCTATCTGGTCATGGATAAGATCATCGAGGCCTGCAAGGCGACGGGCGCCGAGGCGGTCCATCCGGGGTATGGCTTCCTGTCCGAGCGCGAGGCGTTCCCGCTGGCGCTCCAGAAGAACGGCATCGTCTTCATTGGCCCCAATCCCAAGGCGATTGCCGCCATGGGCGATAAGATCGAGAGCAAGAAGGCGGCTGCTGCCGCGAAGGTTTCGACCGTTCCGGGCTACATGGGCGAAATCAGCGACGCCAAGCATGCCGTCAAGATCGCCGACGAGATCGGCTATCCCGTCATGATCAAGGCCTCTGCCGGTGGCGGCGGCAAGGGTATGCGCATCGCCTACAACGCCCGGGAAGCGGCTGAGGGTTTCGAGCTTGCCCGCTCGGAAGCCAAGTCGTCGTTCGGCGACGACCGCTGCTTCGTCGAAAAGTTCATCGAAAATCCGCGTCACATCGAAATCCAGGTGCTGGGCGACAAGCATGGCAACGTCGTCTATCTCGGCGAGCGCGAATGCTCTATTCAGCGGCGCAACCAGAAGGTTCTGGAAGAAGCGCCGTCGCCGCTGCTCGATGAGAAGACCCGCAAGGCGATGGGTGAGCAGTCGGTCGCGTTGGCCAAGGCGGTTGGTTACGACAGCGCCGGCACGGTGGAATTCGTTGCCGGACAGGACCGCTCGTTCTACTTCCTCGAAATGAACACGCGTCTGCAGGTCGAGCATCCGGTGACGGAACTCGTGACCGGCATCGACCTTGTCGAACAGATGATCCGCGTTGCGGCGGGCGAGAAGCTGCCGTTCAAGCAGTCGGACATCAAGCTGACGGGATGGTCGGTTGAAAGCCGCGTCTATGCCGAAGATCCGTACCGGAACTTCCTGCCGTCGATCGGCCGCCTCGTTAAGTATCGCCCGCCAGAGGAAGGCACGAAGGACGGCGTGACGGTGCGCAACGATACCGGCGTCTTCGAAGGCGGCGAGATCTCGATGTATTACGATCCGATGATCGCCAAGCTCGTCACTCATGCGCCGTCTCGGCTCGAAGCCATCGACGCGCAGTCGACGGCGCTCGACGCATTCTATATCGACGGCATTCAGCACAACGTGCCGTTCGTTTCGGCCGTGATGCAGCATCCGCGCTGGCGGGAAGGCAACCTTTCGACCGGGTTCATCAAGGAAGAGTTCCCCGAAGGTTTCGTCCCACGCGAACCCGAGGGGAAGGATCTCATCACGTTGGCCGCCGTGGCCGGCGCCATCGACCATCTCAGCAATGCGCGCCGTCGTGACATCACCCATCAGATGTCGGGGCAGGCCGTGAGCTTTGCCAAGCGGCGAATCGTCAAAATCGGCTCGGCAACGGTGGAACTGGAGGCGCTGGGCGTCATTCCCGGACCCTATTACGTGTCGATCCTAGGCAAGGACGGACACCCCTCGAAGACGATGGAGATCACATCGGAATGGTGGCCGGGCGAGCCGGTTTGGATCGGAACGGTCGATGGAGCCGACGTCGCCGTCCAGGTCCGTCCAATTCCGAATGGCTTGACGCTGTCGTATCGCGGTATTCAGGCCCCGACGTATGTTTACACGCAGCGGGAGGCCGAGCTTGCCGCGCTGATGCCTGTGAAGGTTCCGGCCGACATGTCGAAGTTCCTACTGTGCCCGATGCCGGGGCTGGTCAAGGCAGTGAACGTGACCGAGGGGCAGGACGTCAAAGCCGGAGATAACTTGGCGGTCGTCGAAGCCATGAAGATGGAAAACATCTTGCGAGCCGAGCGTGACGGCAAGGTCAAGAAGATCGCGGCCAAGCCCGGCGATAGCCTCGCCGTCGACGCAGTGATCATCGAGTTCGCTTAA
- a CDS encoding LysR family transcriptional regulator yields MDVNLARTFLVVAETGSFVDAARKLNITQSTVSARIKGLEDLLGRPLFTRSKSGAELTGAGELFQKHALAMVRVWQQAQLQVSLADQHPEHISVGAPLSLWSGFLLKWAAGLRVQIPGIAVSATAGASTVLGQRLIEGTLDLAIMYRPSPPPGLTIEHLFDEEFVLVSSAKPSARRGVNDYLLIDWGTDFVQDHAAAFPEHANPALSLDLGPMGLDYLLANECSGYFPARMVRGLISRGRVREPKRARKFVYPVYMVYPETRNEEAYEPILRGLRRAAAKLG; encoded by the coding sequence ATGGACGTCAATCTCGCGCGTACTTTCCTCGTTGTTGCCGAGACGGGAAGCTTCGTCGACGCCGCTCGCAAGCTCAACATCACCCAATCGACGGTCTCCGCACGCATCAAAGGCCTCGAAGATTTGCTCGGCCGACCGCTCTTCACGCGTTCGAAATCAGGAGCAGAACTGACGGGAGCGGGCGAGCTCTTCCAGAAACATGCCCTCGCCATGGTGCGCGTCTGGCAACAAGCGCAGCTCCAGGTTTCGCTTGCCGATCAGCATCCCGAACACATTTCTGTTGGTGCGCCGCTCAGTCTTTGGAGCGGTTTTTTGCTGAAATGGGCCGCCGGTCTACGCGTTCAGATCCCGGGAATCGCCGTCTCGGCAACAGCAGGAGCTTCCACAGTGTTGGGCCAGCGGCTGATCGAAGGCACGCTCGATCTTGCAATCATGTATCGTCCGTCGCCACCTCCGGGCCTGACGATCGAGCATCTGTTCGACGAAGAGTTCGTGCTCGTTTCCTCAGCTAAGCCCTCAGCCCGGCGTGGCGTGAACGATTATCTGCTCATCGATTGGGGGACGGATTTTGTTCAGGATCACGCCGCCGCGTTTCCCGAGCATGCCAATCCGGCGCTCAGTCTCGACCTCGGCCCGATGGGCCTCGACTATCTTCTGGCAAACGAATGCTCCGGCTATTTCCCCGCGCGTATGGTGCGGGGACTGATCAGCCGTGGGCGGGTGAGAGAGCCGAAGCGGGCTCGGAAATTCGTCTATCCGGTCTATATGGTCTATCCGGAGACGCGCAACGAAGAGGCTTACGAGCCAATTCTGCGAGGTCTGAGGCGGGCGGCGGCGAAGCTCGGCTGA
- the lipB gene encoding lipoyl(octanoyl) transferase LipB, with product MKTLTSKLPNAGTPARVEWAISEGYVDYDFALEVMRRRTSEIRDGTARELVWLLEHPPLYTAGTSAKDEDLLNPNALPVFRTARGGQFTYHGPGQRVAYVMLDLETRGRDIRDFITRLELWLINALAEFNVTGEIRRNRVGIWVRRSSKGEQVEDKIAAIGLHVSRWVSSHGVALNVDPDLSQFGGIVPCGIRDHGVTSLADLGLPVSMYDMDVALRTSFQKIFGPTKVVDLPVISPQPGTGTNVG from the coding sequence GTGAAGACGCTCACATCGAAACTTCCGAATGCCGGCACGCCTGCCCGAGTCGAGTGGGCCATCAGCGAAGGCTACGTCGATTACGATTTCGCGCTGGAGGTCATGCGCCGACGCACGAGCGAAATCCGCGATGGAACAGCTAGGGAGCTTGTTTGGCTTCTTGAGCATCCCCCGCTCTACACCGCCGGCACCAGTGCCAAAGATGAAGACCTGCTGAACCCGAATGCTTTGCCGGTGTTCCGCACCGCCCGAGGCGGCCAGTTCACGTATCACGGACCGGGCCAGCGTGTGGCTTACGTCATGCTCGACCTCGAAACGCGCGGTCGCGACATCCGCGATTTCATCACCCGCCTGGAATTGTGGCTGATCAACGCCCTCGCGGAATTCAACGTCACCGGCGAGATTCGGCGCAATCGAGTCGGGATCTGGGTTCGCCGATCGTCGAAAGGGGAACAGGTCGAGGACAAGATCGCCGCCATCGGCCTTCACGTCAGCCGTTGGGTGTCGAGCCACGGCGTCGCCCTCAACGTCGACCCCGACCTCTCGCAGTTCGGCGGTATCGTCCCGTGCGGCATCCGCGATCACGGCGTGACGAGCCTCGCTGACTTGGGCCTTCCGGTTTCCATGTACGATATGGACGTCGCGCTTCGAACCAGTTTTCAGAAAATCTTCGGACCGACGAAGGTCGTCGATCTGCCTGTCATCTCACCCCAGCCCGGGACCGGCACAAACGTCGGCTGA
- a CDS encoding site-specific integrase yields the protein MGKKPEQPYTNDGVTLRRQSDSKKRVWWIAEWDDAVTGKRRRARLVAGERPEAEARKELDALVERRRALIKQQAAYTIGELWDMWLADRKKDGLSNDIYEFQWVAMKPHFESRTAILLTTDDCRSYAQSRFDKGRRPATVHTELSRLRACIRWSFEHDLIGKLPKVWVPSGGKPRNRVLSPDEAWTLIRAARDYGDPHIYVFIVLLFATGARHTAVLELEWDRVNFDAGTIKFSDDEELYDPMSKSWRKGRGYVVMSKMAREALEEIRPGRGKSGHVIEHGGRRLKTCREGFAWACVRAGLGETIASPCKSNPDKVRPSSKVTPHTVRHTVATWLRGKVQTMFTANLLGHEDEETTKKIYEHADAESTRPAVEVIDATFDALPELPSKSLLRKAQRPRKRKLTSTIDRNEAQGE from the coding sequence ATGGGAAAAAAGCCAGAGCAACCTTACACAAACGACGGCGTCACCCTCCGACGGCAATCCGACTCCAAGAAACGAGTTTGGTGGATTGCGGAATGGGATGATGCGGTCACTGGCAAGCGGCGGCGGGCGCGGCTAGTCGCAGGCGAACGGCCCGAGGCGGAAGCGCGCAAAGAGCTTGATGCACTCGTCGAGCGGCGCCGCGCACTCATTAAACAGCAGGCCGCCTACACGATTGGCGAACTTTGGGACATGTGGCTCGCCGACCGGAAGAAAGACGGTTTGTCCAACGACATTTATGAATTCCAGTGGGTAGCGATGAAGCCCCACTTTGAAAGCCGAACGGCCATCCTGCTCACAACCGATGACTGCCGCTCCTATGCGCAGAGCCGGTTCGACAAAGGCCGACGGCCGGCTACGGTTCACACGGAGCTTTCCCGCCTGCGCGCCTGCATCCGATGGTCGTTCGAACACGACCTGATCGGAAAGCTCCCGAAGGTCTGGGTTCCATCGGGCGGAAAGCCTCGCAATCGCGTTCTATCCCCCGATGAAGCTTGGACGCTCATTCGGGCGGCGCGAGACTACGGCGATCCTCACATCTATGTGTTCATCGTCCTTTTGTTCGCCACTGGCGCCCGGCATACCGCGGTGCTCGAACTCGAATGGGACCGCGTGAACTTCGATGCCGGCACGATTAAGTTTTCTGACGACGAAGAGTTGTACGACCCCATGTCGAAGTCCTGGCGCAAAGGCCGCGGCTACGTCGTCATGTCGAAGATGGCGCGCGAGGCGTTGGAGGAGATCCGCCCAGGCCGGGGCAAGAGCGGTCACGTGATTGAGCACGGCGGCCGGCGGCTGAAGACATGCCGAGAAGGATTTGCGTGGGCCTGCGTTCGGGCCGGACTTGGCGAGACGATCGCGTCTCCCTGCAAAAGCAACCCGGACAAGGTGCGCCCTTCGTCCAAGGTGACGCCGCACACCGTGCGCCATACCGTTGCGACTTGGCTGCGCGGCAAGGTGCAGACCATGTTCACGGCGAACCTGCTCGGCCACGAGGACGAGGAGACGACGAAGAAGATCTACGAGCACGCGGATGCGGAATCGACCCGACCGGCTGTCGAAGTCATCGACGCGACGTTTGACGCACTACCCGAATTGCCATCAAAGAGCCTCTTGAGGAAGGCGCAGAGACCCCGAAAACGCAAGTTGACGTCAACTATTGACAGAAACGAAGCTCAAGGGGAATGA
- a CDS encoding DUF4326 domain-containing protein produces MSRDEVKPETESPRRIQLKRTKGWKMPPNTVKVTRPGKWGNQFKVGDKFLMVDDDGARLKEYVCASDAEAVYCYKNYINSQFGMDLLDDAQKELRGKNLACWCRPGAPCHADVLLEIANADDTP; encoded by the coding sequence ATGAGCAGGGATGAAGTGAAGCCTGAGACGGAATCTCCGCGGCGTATCCAATTGAAGCGCACGAAGGGATGGAAGATGCCGCCCAATACTGTGAAGGTCACGCGGCCGGGCAAGTGGGGAAATCAGTTTAAGGTCGGTGACAAGTTTTTAATGGTCGATGACGATGGCGCAAGACTCAAAGAATACGTGTGCGCTAGCGATGCCGAGGCCGTTTATTGCTACAAGAATTATATCAATTCGCAGTTCGGTATGGACCTTTTAGACGACGCTCAAAAGGAGCTACGCGGCAAGAACCTCGCCTGCTGGTGCCGACCTGGAGCGCCATGTCATGCTGACGTTCTTCTTGAAATCGCAAACGCAGACGACACCCCATGA